The following proteins come from a genomic window of Acinetobacter sp. SAAs474:
- the htpG gene encoding molecular chaperone HtpG yields the protein MSEQSQKHSFQAEVAQLLHLVTHSLYSNPEIFLRELISNASDACDKLRFEGINHPDFYENDPDLHVRVSLDKEQKTITISDNGIGLSQQEAIDNLGTIAKSGTKDFMSKLTGDQKSDAQLIGQFGVGFYSGFIVADKITVESRRAGLAAQEGVRWISGGTGDFEVEQIEKTSRGTDIILHLRDDAVEYLESYKVKQIINKYSDHISLPIEMQKEVWQQEEVAEGEEAQPGQYVKTDEWEAINSASALWTRPKSEITDEQYTEFYKNLTHDFQAPLAWSHNRVEGSTEYTQLLYIPGKAPGDIFTREAKAGIKLYVKRVFIMDDADNLIPNYLRFVHGVVDSADLPLNVSRELLQESRDVKTIREGNTRRILTVLDQLAKSEDEKDQEKFATFYTEFGSVLKEGLGEDFTNRERILKLLRFATSNHDEVTTSLAAYKARMKEGQKAIYYVTADNLNAAKNSPQLELFKKKGIEVLLMTERVDEWAMEFVHEFDGVAMQNVAKGAVDLGDLQDAEEKKALEEAAEQFKPVVDKLADALKAKTKEVRVTTRLVDSPACLVTSEGELSPQLIRMLKQAGQAVPENKPILEINPQHPLVQKLETASQFDDLANVIFDQAVIAEGGLPEDPAEYVKRINSLLLK from the coding sequence ATGAGCGAGCAAAGTCAAAAACATAGCTTTCAAGCGGAAGTAGCTCAACTATTACATTTAGTGACCCATTCTCTTTATTCAAATCCAGAAATCTTTTTAAGAGAATTAATTTCAAATGCATCAGATGCCTGTGATAAATTGCGTTTTGAAGGCATTAATCATCCTGATTTTTATGAAAATGATCCAGATTTGCATGTTCGTGTTAGTCTTGATAAAGAACAAAAAACCATTACTATTTCAGATAATGGCATTGGTTTAAGCCAACAAGAAGCGATTGATAATTTAGGAACTATTGCAAAGTCTGGCACCAAAGATTTTATGTCGAAATTAACGGGTGATCAGAAATCTGATGCACAGTTAATTGGTCAATTTGGTGTTGGATTTTATTCAGGCTTTATTGTTGCAGATAAAATTACCGTTGAGTCACGTCGCGCAGGCCTAGCAGCTCAAGAAGGTGTTCGTTGGATCAGTGGTGGTACAGGTGACTTTGAGGTTGAGCAAATCGAAAAAACCAGTCGTGGTACCGATATTATTTTACACTTACGTGATGATGCTGTTGAATATTTAGAAAGCTACAAAGTTAAGCAAATTATTAATAAATATTCTGATCACATTAGTTTGCCAATTGAAATGCAAAAAGAAGTTTGGCAACAAGAAGAAGTGGCTGAAGGTGAGGAGGCTCAACCAGGTCAATATGTTAAAACAGATGAATGGGAAGCCATTAACTCAGCAAGTGCCTTATGGACACGACCGAAATCAGAGATTACGGATGAGCAATATACAGAATTTTATAAAAATCTAACCCATGATTTTCAGGCTCCTTTGGCTTGGTCACATAACCGAGTTGAAGGTAGTACCGAGTATACACAGTTGTTGTATATTCCAGGTAAAGCACCTGGTGACATCTTTACACGTGAAGCCAAAGCCGGTATTAAACTGTACGTAAAACGTGTCTTTATTATGGATGATGCGGATAATTTGATTCCAAATTATCTACGTTTCGTACATGGTGTGGTGGATAGTGCTGATTTACCATTGAATGTAAGTCGTGAATTATTACAAGAGAGCCGGGATGTTAAAACCATTCGTGAAGGAAATACACGTCGTATTTTAACCGTTCTTGATCAGCTGGCTAAATCTGAAGATGAAAAAGATCAAGAAAAATTTGCGACTTTCTATACAGAGTTTGGTTCTGTATTAAAAGAAGGTTTAGGTGAAGATTTTACTAATCGTGAACGAATCTTAAAGTTGTTGCGTTTTGCAACCTCGAATCATGATGAAGTTACTACCTCATTGGCAGCATATAAAGCGCGTATGAAAGAAGGGCAAAAAGCGATTTATTATGTGACAGCAGATAATTTAAATGCAGCCAAAAACTCACCACAACTTGAGTTGTTTAAGAAAAAAGGCATTGAAGTCTTATTAATGACAGAGCGTGTCGATGAATGGGCAATGGAATTTGTGCATGAGTTTGACGGTGTTGCCATGCAAAACGTTGCCAAAGGCGCTGTAGATTTGGGTGATTTACAAGATGCTGAAGAGAAAAAAGCATTAGAGGAAGCGGCTGAACAATTTAAACCTGTGGTAGATAAATTGGCAGATGCATTAAAAGCCAAAACCAAAGAAGTTCGTGTCACTACACGTTTGGTTGATTCTCCAGCATGCTTGGTGACCAGCGAAGGTGAACTTTCTCCACAGTTAATTCGTATGTTAAAACAAGCAGGTCAGGCAGTACCAGAGAATAAGCCAATTTTAGAAATTAACCCGCAACATCCTTTGGTTCAAAAGCTGGAAACTGCATCACAATTTGATGATTTAGCTAATGTGATTTTTGATCAGGCGGTGATTGCTGAAGGCGGTTTACCAGAAGATCCTGCTGAATATGTTAAACGTATTAACAGTTTGTTATTAAAATAA